In Helianthus annuus cultivar XRQ/B chromosome 3, HanXRQr2.0-SUNRISE, whole genome shotgun sequence, a single window of DNA contains:
- the LOC110932303 gene encoding uncharacterized protein LOC110932303, whose translation MAVLNKDFVLTILYHQIILLIILIIPRRTQIADRNVSSDYRRNHPSFRFPATETRASNLHLEDVPISFVTQFYGEDWADRKMRIYHSSGKIWVLMLKRLKRMPVLTDGWETVVSDLKLQKDCLLTFRPMNHFGLYLSSFVNGVCDQSYFTINRHLILGFTIIEDSFVQQCFGDDVMAGSYEVNYKGSPWTVSTSKVNSNYVFSQGWTQLCNDLGVQEDDLLVFEKLNDVMFDLTVYRDEVEIRLSKKVESDDDDDDDVIQISRADYDKALFKDIEVDDNQPTSVKSPSGTVPTSTPKNVHVKETLKVGDGLHFTTTQDLKGKGKGKLSVDRSVTVENFNKQCKGRKRYTTSDQTVKHPKKVSRNAKKVSRICIDPEYFDFSRKAEYRLRLPVEVVNRAGLSERLQPISVQNLNGDVEVYDTKTELNSEMPKRPKIVSVYNDIDKENNQHAVLPIVTRDEASHRRKLRKLYLDNKKSNVGTTSSSVNIDSTNINSTSTPCVTSDNIVNRIGFHNFESTPEVTNNVNPSPSSIVTSNIICSTSNRTTRKNDVGNNISTGITSTTCTSSLNRNLQRLSSGKRKLVSKARISSPIPMIDLTTDEIVERDPYKGVSTDYLDHGDQVITCEVCYAKLWDAEKGSGRKEGGKICHMLCCGYAKVVLPDYKTATPYYKSLFMSNDNESKHFLKNIRRYNSMFAFTSMGGKVDQTVNTGNAPFCYRISGENYHSIGSLVPPNGGKPKFCQLYIYDTENELANRSSDNVSSSSTSDETDNKLIQQIKAMFDAENVLVKIYRMVRDCFQQNPNTTLKLRLIGKREQDGRTYNLPTSSEVAALIVGDIDNALEKRDIVVETQTGSLKRISELHPSYLALQYPILFPYGDDGYRIDIPHRGVIDVTNKKRPNCTMREFFAYRVQDRSNQFSLILNSRRLFQQFLVDAYTMIESERLNFIRFQQQDLRSDTYENIRKLRYNGQQDLSKVGKRIFLPSSFTGGSRYMMQNYLDAMAICKWYGYPDFFITITCNPKWPEVQRFLKDTNLNPEDRPDILSRIFKIKLDSICKDLKDRDLFGKASAVVYTIEFQKRGLPHAHMCLFMENDYKLPTVDHVDQFISAEIPDLNQDPELYTLVKDHMIHGPCGNARLSSPCMVDRKCSKGFPKKFQDHSTLDSNGFPLYRRRDDGSFVLKNKIQLDNRSVVPYNKKLLKRYQAHINVEWCNQAASIKYLFKYINKGPDRATVAVVPSNNENEQAENDEIKEYYDCRYISACEASWRIFSNEVNYRSPSVMRLPFHLPGQQTVCFGPDEDINQVLNKPSVNSSMFLAWMQRNQDPNDHVARTLTYVQFPRFYVWKLDKRIWVPRIKGKTIGRIHSVSPSTGEAYYLRILLNKVKGPTSFDDIKTVNGRVYDTFRDVCYALGLLDDDSEYIEAIKEANISGSAGYIRNLFATMLLSSTLSRPEVVWESTWKYMTDDFLYRFSKYHRVSGLSIPDEQLKNYVLCEIEKFLTRNNSSLRRFLSMPYPDTSSLDNFRCRLINEELAYDRSELQNVYQGQVNLLTDEQRAVYEEIMNAVHGDNGGVFFVYGYGGTGKTFLWKTLSAAIRSKGEIVLNVASSGIASLLLEGGRTAHSRFHIPLNLNEDSVCHIKPDDDVAKLLQQTKLIIWDEAPMVHKHAFEALDRTMHDIFNISNPSRSDVLFGGKVIVFGGDFRQILPVVPNGGRQEIVNASLCSSYLWSKCKLLTLSRNMRLTVGRPSSEVEEISNFAKWLLDVGEGNVGGSNDGEAIIEIPPELLIDSISDPISSLIDFVYPSILENYNDRNYFSTRAILAPKNEVVHEINDRLLAVFPGEEKEYLSSDSLCPTEDGNVDQQKIYSPDVLNGLKVSGLPNHRLVLKVGVPVMLLRNIDQRNGLCNGTRLKVTKLYSRVIEAEIISGGNIGSRTFIPRMNLVPSDRKIPFAFQRRQFPITVCFAMTINKSQGQSLSKVGLYLRQPVFTHGQLYVALSRVTRRDGIKLLILDNDGRPTNKTTNVVYKEIFNGL comes from the exons CGCCGGAATCATCCATCTTTTAGGTTTCCGGCAACAGAAACTAGGGCTTCTAATCTTCACTTAGAG GATGTACCTATCAGCTTTGTTACTCAATTCTACGGAGAGGATTGGGCCGATAGGAAGATGCGTATATATCACTCAAGTGGGAAAATTTGGGTCTTAATGTTGAAACGATTAAAACGTATGCCAGTCTTAACTGACGGCTGGGAAACAGTTGTTTCAGATCTCAAACTTCAGAAGGATTGTCTCCTTACATTTCGTCCCATGAACCATTTTGGTCTCTATCTTTCATCTTTTGTTAATGGCGTCTGTGATCAATCTTATTTCACGATTAATCGTCATCTAATATTGGGTTTTACG ATCATTGAAGATTCATTTGTTCAACAATGTTTTGGAGACGATGTAATGGCTGGCTCATATGAAGTTAATTATAAGGGTTCTCCGTGGACGGTGTCAACAAGTAAGGTTAATTCAAACTATGTATTCTCACAAGGTTGGACTCAACTTTGCAACGATCTTGGCGTTCAGGAAGATGATTTATTGGTTTTTGAAAAACTTAATGATGTTATGTTTGATTTAACGGTGTATCGAGACGAGGTTGAGATACGGTTGAGCAAGAAGGTtgaatctgatgatgatgatgatgatgatgtaattCAGATCTCTAGGGCCGATTACGATAAAGCGCTTTTTAAG GACATAGAGGTAGATGATAACCAGCCCACATCTGTTAAAAGTCCATCAGGAACAGTCCCGACAAGTACACCAAAGAATGTTCATGTTAAAGAGACGTTGAAAGTAGGTGATGGTTTACATTTCACGACAACACAAGAT CTCAAAGGAAAGGGAAAAGGTAAACTTTCTGTCGACCGATCCGTCACAGTTGAGAATTTCAACAAACAATGCAAAGGCCGAAAACGTTATACAACATCTGATCAAACTGTAAAG CATCCAAAGAAGGTTTCAAGGAATGCAAAGAAAGTTTCCCGTATCTGCATTGATCCAGAATATTTCGACTTTAGCCGTAAAGCTGAATATAGGCTG CGGCTTCCTGTTGAGGTTGTTAATAGAGCCGGCCTGTCTGAAAGATTGCAACCTATATCTGTCCAGAACTTGAATGGTGATGTTGAAGTTTATGACACAAAGACAGAGTTAAACAGTG AAATGCCTAAACGACCAAAAATTGTCTCCGTATACAATGACATTGATAAAGAAAACAATCAGCATG CTGTCCTCCCAATTGTTACTCGAGACGAGGCATCTCATAGAAGAAAATTAAGAAAATTATACTTGGATAATAAGAAATCAAATGTTGGAACTACATCGTCATCCGTCAATATTGATTCCACTAATATTAATTCCACTTCCACTCCGTGTGTTACATCTGATAACATAGTCAACAGAATTGGTTTTCACAATTTTGAATCCACTCCTGAGGTGACTAATAATGTTAATCCAAGTCCTTCAAGTATTGTAACAA GTAACATTATTTGTAGTACCAGCAATCGTACAACGAGAAAAAACGATGTTGGGAATAATATTTCAACTGGCATCACATCAACCACCTGCACATCATCATTGAACCGTAATTTGCAAAGGCTATCATCTGGGAAACGTAAGTTGGTATCCAAAGCACGTATTTCGTCTCCTATACCAATGATCGACTTGACCACAGACGAAATCGTAGAACGAGATCCTTATAAAGGTGTTTCTACAG ATTATTTGGATCACGGTGATCAAGTTATTACTTGTGAAGTTTGTTATGCAAAGTTATGGGACGCAGAGAAAGGAAGCGGAAGAAAAGAGGGTGGCAAAATATGTCATATGTTATGTTGTGGTTATGCCAAAGTTGTCTTACCGGATTACAAAACCGCGACACCTTATTATAAAAGTCTATTCATGTCCAATGACAATGAAAGCAAGCACTTTTTGAAGAACATTCGACGTTACAATTCTATGTTCGCGTTTACCTCAATGGGTGGTAAGGTTGACCAAACCGTTAATACTGGTAATGCTCCTTTTTGCTACAGAATTAGTGGTGAAAATTACCATTCTATTGGTAGTCTTGTGCCACCAAACGGAGGGAAGCCTAAATTTTGTCAGTTATACATATACGATACTGAAAATGAATTGGCAAACAG GTCTTCAGACAATGTTTCCTCATCATCCACTTCAGATGAAACTGATAATAAGCTGATACAACAAATCAAAGCAATGTTTGATGCCGAAAATGTGCTTGTGAAAATTTATAGGATGGTTAGAGATTGCTTCCAACAAAATCCTAATACCACTTTAAAGCTTCGCCTAATTGGCAAAAGAGAACAAGATGGTCGGACTTATAACTTACCTACTTCCTCAGAGGTTGCTGCTCTTATTGTTGGAGATATCGATAACGCACTTGAGAAAAGAGATATCGTTGTCGAGACACAAACAGGTTCATTAAAAAGAATAAGTGAATTGCATCCTTCCTATCTTGCACTTCAGTATCCTATTTTGTTCCCATATGGAGACGACGGTTACAGAATTGACATACCACATAGGGGTGTCATTGATGTTACTAACAAGAAACGTCCGAATTGTACAATGAGAGAGTTTTTTGCGTATCGTGTACAAGATCGTAGTAACCAGTTTTCATTGATTCTAAATTCCAGACGGTTATTCCAACAGTTTTTGGTTGATGCTTATACGATGATTGAGAGCGAGCGACTGAACTTTATAAGATTTCAGCAACAAGATCTCAGGTCTGATACATATGAGAATATCCGGAAACTAAGATATAACGGCCAACAAGATTTGTCTAAGGTTGGAAAACGTATTTTCCTTCCATCTTCCTTTACAGGCGGGTCACgatatatgatgcaaaactaTCTTGACGCAATGGCAATTTGTAAATGGTATGGTTATCCAGACTTTTTTATAACCATTACCTGCAATCCCAAATGGCCGGAGGTTCAAAGGTTTCTTAAGGACACAAATCTTAATCCGGAGGATAGGCCTGATATTTTATCTCGAATTTTTAAAATAAAGCTGGATTCAATTTGTAAAGATTTGAAAGACCGTGATTTGTTTGGAAAAGCTTCTGCTG ttGTTTACACTATTGAGTTTCAGAAACGAGGATTGCCTCATGCGCATATGTGCTTATTCATGGAGAATGATTACAAACTTCCAACTGTAGACCATGTTGATCAGTTTATTTCTGCAGAAATCCCTGATTTAAACCAAGACCCGGAACTATATACGCTTGTGAAAGACCATATGATTCACGGTCCATGTGGTAATGCTAGACTGAGCTCTCCATGTATGGTTGATAGAAAATGttcaaaaggttttcccaagaaaTTTCAAGATCACTCAACCTTGGATTCTAACGGATTTCCCTTATACAGAAGAAGAGATGACGGTTCCTTCGTTTTAAAAAATAAGATTCAGTTAGACAACAGAAGTGTTGTACCTTATAACAAAAAGCTTTTGAAAAGATATCAGGCGCATATAAACGTTGAATGGTGCAACCAAGCGGCGTCAATAAAGTATTTGTTCAAGTATATTAATAAAGGTCCTGATAGAGCAACAGTTGCTGTGGTTCCGAGCAATAATGAAAACGAGCAAGCAGAAAATGATGAAATTAAAGAGTATTATGACTGTAGGTATATATCTGCGTGTGAAGCCTCTTGGAGGATTTTTTCTAATGAAGTTAATTATAGGAGTCCTTCTGTTATGCGTCTTCCTTTCCATCTTCCTGGACAACAAACAGTTTGTTTCGGTCCTGATGAAGATATTAATCAAGTGCTAAACAAACCATCTGTTAACTCATCAATGTTTTTAGCTTGGATGCAACGTAATCAAGATCCTAACGACCATGTTGCACGTACACTAACATATGTACAGTTTCCGCGTTTTTATGTGTGGAAGCTTGACAAGCGTATATGGGTTCCGAGAATAAAAGGGAAAACAATTGGAAGAATTCATTCCGTTTCTCCTTCTACCGGTGAAGCGTACTATTTAAGAattcttcttaacaaagttaaaggACCAACATCGTTTGATGATATTAAAACAGTTAATGGTCGAGTGTACGATACTTTTAGAGATGTTTGCTATGCGCTTGGTTTGTTGGATGACGACTCGGAGTACATTGAGGCCATCAAAGAAGCAAATATATCAGGTAGTGCAGGTTATATTCGAAATTTATTCGCCACCATGTTACTGTCAAGCACATTATCTAGACCTGAAGTTGTCTGGGAAAGCACATGGAAGTATATGACAGATGATTTTCTGTACAGATTCTCAAAGTATCATCGTGTTTCAg GTTTATCAATTCCTGATGAGCAATTAAAGAACTATGTTTTATGCGAAATCGAGAAGTTTTTAACTCGGAATAATTCATCGCTTCGGAGATTTTTATCAATGCCTTACCCGGATACTTCATCTTTAGATAACTTTCGCTGCCGATTGATTAACGAAGAGCTTGCTTATGACAGATCAGAGTTACAAAATGTTTATCAAGGTCAGGTGAATTTGTTAACGGATGAACAACGTGCAGTATATGAAGAAATTATGAACGCAGTTCATGGAGACAATGGAGGAGTATTTTTTGTTTACGGTTATGGCGGGACCGGTAAAACATTTTTATGGAAAACATTGTCTGCTGCAATTAGGTCAAAAGGTGAGATTGTATTAAACGTTGCATCTAGCGGAATTGCATCACTGCTGTTGGAGGGAGGAAGAACGGCTCATTCTAGGTTTCATATACCTTTGAATCTTAATGAGGATTCCGTTTGTCATATAAAACCAGACGATGATGTAGCTAAATTACTACAGCAGACCAAACTCATTATATGGGATGAAGCTCCTATGGTTCATAAACATGCATTTGAGGCTTTGGATAGAACTATGCATGACATTTTCAATATATCTAATCCATCCAGGTCTGATGTTTTATTTGGAGGAAAGGTAATTGTATTTGGTGGTGATTTTAGGCAAATACTACCTGTTGTTCCAAACGGTGGACGTCAAGAAATTGTGAATGCCTCATTATGTTCTTCTTATTTGTGGAGTAAGTGTAAGTTGTTGACGTTATCTAGAAACATGAGGTTAACTGTTGGAAGACCATCATCTGAAGTTGAAGAAATCAGTAATTTTGCAAAATGGTTGTTGGATGTTGGTGAGGGAAATGTTGGTGGTTCCAATGATGGAGAAGCAATAATTGAAATACCACCTGAGCTTTTAATTGATAGCATATCTGATCCAATTTCTAGCCTGATTGATTTTGTTTATCCGTCAATTTTGGAGAATTACAATGATCGTAATTACTTTAGTACAAGAGCTATACTTGCGCCTAAGAATGAGGTTGTTCACGAGATTAACGACAGATTGTTGGCAGTATTCCCTGGTGAAGAAAAAGAGTATCTTAGTTCTGACAGTCTATGCCCTACTGAAGATGGCAATGTTGATCAGCAAAAAATATACTCCCCCGACGTGCTCAATGGTCTCAAAGTGTCTGGTTTACCAAATCATAGGTTAGTGCTTAAAGTTGGTGTTCCAGTAATGTTGTTGCGAAATATTGACCAACGAAATGGTTTGTGTAACGGTACAAGgttaaaggtcacaaaactttacAGTCGTGTTATTGAAGCTGAGATAATTTCTGGTGGTAATATTGGTTCTCGGACATTCATACCTAGAATGAATTTGGTACCTTCGGACCGAAAGATTCCTTTTGCATTCCAAAGGAGGCAATTTCCAATAACTGTATGTTTTGCAATGACGATTAACAAAAGCCAGGGACAGTCGCTATCTAAGGTTGGGTTGTACCTAAGACAACCAGTTTTCACACATGGTCAATTGTACGTAGCTTTATCCAGGGTTACAAGACGAGATGGAATCAAGTTACTAATACTTGACAATGATGGCAGGCCTACAAATAAAACAACCAATGTTGTATATAAAGAGATATTCAATGGATTgtga